From one Anoplolepis gracilipes chromosome 8, ASM4749672v1, whole genome shotgun sequence genomic stretch:
- the LOC140669129 gene encoding facilitated trehalose transporter Tret1-like isoform X2 has translation MDEIQDVDKRTNTAKNDKILTNETRNFLQQTSTRSSNEKIIMTDITPQAIISCIIHCMVIKAGINMAYSTVLLDGLSRSSDLKITESEGSWIASLVTITLPVGSIFAGPLMDKFGRKTVCLLSCIPAAISWVLLIFAKSLITIYMARVIAGIASGLTTVGLVYISELSHPQVRPMLLCLNSVFVSLGILITCCLAVLLDWDKIAMIFLALECCIFFAFFFVPESPYWLVCFTNGMLEKRIYKMKRSLKRLNRRQTIYEQEYSRIIEIYRNQANDEGPKSIVVSIKNYYHKFTSPNVYKPIAILFLLFLLQQLSGCYVIIFYAISVFHEMGGTFGKSFDENNALVMLGIIRFVVSILTVFFSKKYGRRVLCILSGIGMTISMFLSGMYMYFTISYDENGNLEETMVDQKWLLLFFVLAYICTSTFGFINIPWTLIGELLPVSIRGIGGGLMVSLAYIMMFAVVKSYPYILKSMSIQGIFFSFSFMSLTGTAFVYFFLPETLGKSFSDIEKYFLSKRERETYDAIPRTS, from the exons ATGGATGAAATACAAGATGTTGACAAAAGGACAAACACTgcaaaaaatgacaaaatactTACTAATGAAACtag AAACTTTCTTCAACAAACTTCTACTAGAAGctcaaatgagaaaataataatgacagaTATAACACCGCaa gCTATTATAAGCTGTATAATTCATTGTATGGTTATTAAAGCTGGTATAAACATGGCATACAGTACGGTTTTACTAGATGGATTATCACGCAGTTCTGATTTGAAAATAACTGAGAGCGAAGGATCTTGGATAG CAAGCCTAGTTACAATAACATTACCAGTAGGATCTATCTTTGCCGGCCCTTTAATGGATAAATTTGGGCGTAAAACGGTTTGTCTATTATCTTGCATTCCTGCAGCAATATCATGGGTTTTATTGATATTCGCTAAATCTctaattactatttatatggCTCGAGTTATAGCCGGGATTGCATCGGGATTAACGACGGTTGGATTGGTTTATATATCAGAACTCTCACATCCGCAAGTTAGGCCAATGCTTCTGTGCCTTAATTCGGTGTTTGTTTCATTGGGTATATTAATTACTTGCTGTCTGGCTGTACTGCTAGACTGGGATAAAATAGCTATGATCTTCTTAGCATTGGAGTGTTGCATCTTCTTTGCATTCTTTTTTGTACCTGAAAGCCCCTACTGGCTTGTATGCTTTACAAATGGCATGCTTGAAAAACGAATTTACAAAATGAAACGCAGTCTAAAACGACTTAACAGACGGCAAACA ATTTACGAGCAAGAATATTCGCGAATCATCGAGATATACAGAAACCAAGCTAACGATGAAGGACCAAAAAGTATAgttgtatctataaaaaattattatcataaatttacgTCTCCGAACGTCTATAAGCCTATAGCGATACTTTTTCTGCTTTTTCTGTTGCAACAACTTTCCGGttgttatgtaattatattttacgctaTATCTGTCTTCCACGAAATGGGCGGAACATTTGGCAAGAGTTTTGATGAAAACAATGCCCTTGTCATGTTAGGTATCATTCGATTTGTCGTAAGTATACTAACggtattttttagtaaaaaatatggcAGGAGAGTTCTTTGCATCTTGAGTGGAATCGGAATGACTATTTCCATGTTTCTTTCGggaatgtatatgtatttcacgATATCGTATGATGAAAATGGTAATCTAGAGGAAACCATGGTGGATCAAAAATGGTTATTACTATTCTTTGTATTAGCTTACATCTGCACTAGTACGTttggatttataaatataccatGGACGTTAATTGGAGAATTATTACCTGTATCCATACGTGGTATCGGTGGAGGCCTCATGGTTTCTCTTGCTTACATAATGATGTTTGCTGTTGTAAAGAGCTAtccttatattttaaaaagcatgAGCATCCAGggtatctttttctcttttagcTTTATGTCCTTAACAGGTACAGcctttgtgtatttttttttaccagaAACTTTGGGCAAATCTTTTTctgatattgaaaaatatttcttgtctaaaagagagagagaaacatatGATGCTATTCCTAGAACTTCTTag
- the Smc2 gene encoding structural maintenance of chromosomes protein 2, which translates to MYIKSMVLEGFKSYAKRIEINAFDKEFNAITGFNGTGKSNILDAICFVLGITNLGQVRATSLQDLVYKSGQAGVKKASVTITFNNHDRESSPMGYEHYEEIVITRQVIIGGKNKYMINGTNVPNKRVQDLFCSVQLNVNNPHFLIMQGRITKVLNMKPVEILSMLEEAAGTKMYETKKQSALITIEKKDSKLKEINDILKEEIAPRLNKLKEERTQYVEFQRIERELEHCKRIYLAWKYVTALSNSQKTEENVKIVQNKIDLKLENIASGEEEIKNIDEKYTELLKKREAEKGGILESLEQELQEYEKKQHKLTAEMNSNKESIKVAKKTIDQIKSNIVDDKNALILKEQELEKVGGVFQNLKEMDQKDTEALLKAQEKYQKISAGLLESEDGKNATLEQQLINAKQSITQAQTELKQCKMMLDHNRQQLNKKQKDMHSTENEYKKYNMDLGNKEKELKSLENKLQQLNYKNGYLEDLKDQKNILMGEIRPLREKLDQFELRYPQTRFDYQKPEPNFNPKSVKGMVCKLLSLKDKKVAYALEVAAGAKLYNIIVDTETTSKKILKYGQLQQRVTIIPLNKVAGRSMEQAMVALAQKLVGKENVQPALTLLNFPDAVMPAMTWIFGQIFICKDMETAKKIAFHERIMKKCVTLEGDLFDPAGTLSGGAPAKSGSILLKLEELKEIQNELNKKEQLLRDIETAISNIAQTAEKYAVLKQKYDLVTYEMDMIRQRLQQTSYHKIKEEMDSLNATIEELTQRITAAQNLEKDSTKRAKGIESQLKDAVNIREKQLKEAENQLNFLKKKAEQSRTEWQKREQESETLELEIKELKKTIESGNEQLLQAEEKSNLFEQKEETLQQELKETKDKVKELQNSVKEQKNIINQQNKDIQGLITRKEDIIKHNRELELDIKKLNHEINDIKKCAADCKHKVLELTRKYEWIEQEKAYFGKEGGIYDFKINKPDEMEQKVQHLEGMHNKLCRNINTRSINLLDKEEEQFNEILKKKKIVENDKKKILETIKHLDEKKKETLIKAWEQINKDFGSIFSTLLPGAEAKLEPKNEIITDGLEVKIGFSGVWKESLGELSGGQRSLVALSLVLAMLLYKPAPLYILDEIDAALDLSHTENIGTMLKKHFKRSQFIIVSLKPGMFNNANVLFTTRFIDGMSAISRTEKIRSK; encoded by the exons atgtatattaaatcgaTGGTACTGGAAGGATTCAAATCCTATGCCAAGAGAATCGAAATAAACGCTTTTGATAAGGAGTTCAATGCAATCACAGGATTCAATGGTACCggcaaatcaaatattttggaTGCAATATGTTTTGTTTTGGGCATTACGAATCTTGGTCAA gTACGTGCTACTTCTTTGCAAGATTTAGTTTATAAATCCGGACAAGCCGGTGTGAAAAAGGCCAGTGTTACAATAACATTTAACAATCATGACAGAGAATCATCTCCTATGGGTTATGAACATTACGAAGAAATTGTAATTACAAGACAAGTAATAATTGGTGGTAAAAATAAGTACATGATCAATGGAACAAACGTACCAAATAAACGTGTACAGGACCTGTTTTGTTCGGTTCAATTAAATGTGAATAATCCacactttttaattatgcaagGTAGAATAACTAAAGTATTGAATATGAAACcagtagaaattttatctatgCTTGAAGAAGCAGCTGGAACAAAAATGTATGAGACTAAAAAACAGTCAGCACTTATTACTATAGAAAAGAAGGATAGCAAGTTGAAAGAGATAAACGAT attttaaaagaagaaatagcACCAAGATTGAACAAATTGAAGGAAGAGAGAACACAATACGTAGAATTCCAACGGATAGAAAGAGAACTTGAACATTGCAAGAGAATTTATCTTGCATGGAAGTATGTTACTGCTCTAAGTAATAGTCAAAAAACAGAAGAGAATGTCAAGATTGTGCAAAACAAAATAGATTTGAAGTTAGAAAATATAGCCAGTGGAGAAGaagaaatcaaaaatatagatgaaaaatatactgAGCTattgaagaaaagagaagcg gaGAAAGGTGGTATTTTGGAATCCTTGGAGCAAGAGTTACAAGAATATGAAAAGAAACAACACAAATTAACAGCTGAAATGAACAGTAATAAGGAAAGTATTAAAGTAGCAAAAAAGACAATAGATCAAATAAAGAGTAACATAGTGGATGATAAAAATGCACTTATCTTAAAAGAACAAGAATTAGAGAAAGTTGGGGGAGTTTTCCAGAACTTAAAGGAAATGGATCAAAAAGATACTGAAGCATTACTGAAAGCACAAGAGAAATATCAGAAAATCAGTGCAGGTTTATTGGAGAGTGAAGATGGTAAAAATGCAACATTGGAGCAACAGTTAATAAATGCCAAACAAAGCATAACACAAGCACAAACTGAGCTTAAGCAATGTAAAATGATGCTGGATCACAACAGGCAGCAGTtaaataagaaacaaaaagatatGCATAGCACTGAAAatgaatataagaaatataatatggaTCTagggaataaagaaaaagaattgaaaagtTTGGAGAATAAGTTACAACAATTAAACTATAAGAATGGTTATTTAGAGGATTTGAAAGATCAAAAGAATATCTTGATGGGAGAAATAAGGCCATTACGTGAGAAACTGGATCAATTTGAATTAAGATATCCTCAAACAAGATTTGATTATCAAAAACCTGAACCTAATTTTAATCCAAAGTCAGTAAAAGGTATGGTGTGCAAATTACTTAGCTTAAAGGACAAAAAAGTTGCATATGCTTTGGAAGTAGCTGCAGGGGCAAAG ctttataatataatagttgaCACAGAAACTACAAGTAAAAAGATTCTTAAATATGGACAATTACAACAACGAGTTACCATTATACCACTTAATAAAGTAGCTGGTAGATCAATGGAACAAGCAATGGTTGCTTTGGCACAAAAATTGGTCGGAAAAGAGAATGTTCAACCTGCTTTGACTCTCTTAAATTTCCCAGATGCGGTTATGCCGGCAATGACTTGGATTTTtggtcaaatatttatatgcaaagaTATGGAAACTGCCAAGAAAATAGCATTCCATGaaagaattatgaaaaaatgcgTTACTTTAGAAGGCGATCTCTTTGATCCAGCAGGTACATTATCTGGTGGTGCTCCAGCAAAATCTGGATCAATTCTATTAAAActagaagaattaaaagaaattcagaATGAACTTAATAAGAAAGAACAACTTTTGCGAGATATAGAGACTGCTATATCAAATATTGCACAAACTGCAGAAAAATATGCggtattaaaacaaaaatacgaTTTAGTGACTTACGAAATGGATATGATACGACAGAGATTACAACAAACGagttatcataaaattaaagaagag ATGGATTCTTTAAATGCAACTATTGAAGAGCTTACACAACGGATAACCGCAgcacaaaatttagaaaaggATAGCACAAAACGTGCAAAAGGCATAGAAAGTCAGTTAAAAGATGCAGTAAATATTCgtgaaaaacaattaaaagaaGCTGAGAATcaattgaatttcttaaagaaaaaagcaGAACAAAGTCGCACGGAATGGCAAAAAAGGGAGCAAGAATCAGAAACACttgaattagaaataaaagagtTGAAAAAGACTATTGAAAGCGGTAATGAGCAATTACTCCAAGCAGAAGAAAAAAGCAATTTGTTTGAGCAAAAGGAGGAAACTCTTCAGCAAGAATTGAAAGAAACAAAAGACAAAGTTAAAGAACTGCAGAATAGTGTTAAAGaacaaaagaatattattaatcagcAAAACAAAGATATACAAGGATTAATAACAAGAAAAGAAGACATTATTAAGCATAATAGAGAACTggaattagatattaaaaaattaaatcatgaaattaatgatatcaAAAAGTGTGCTGCTGATTGTAAGCATAAAGTTTTGGAACTCACAAGAAAATATGAATGGATTGAACAAGAAAAAGCTTATTTTGGAAAAGAAG gtGGAATatacgattttaaaattaataaaccaGATGAAATGGAACAGAAAGTACAACATTTGGAAGGAATGCACAACAAGTTATGTCGCAATATAAACACGCGATCAATTAATCTTCTCGATAAAGAAGAGGAACAGTTtaacgaaatattaaaaaagaagaagatagttgaaaatgataagaaaaaaattcttgagaCAATCAAGCATTtagatgaaaagaaaaaggaaactCTGATTAAAGCTTGGGAACag ataaacAAGGACTTTGGTTCAATATTCAGTACTTTACTGCCAGGAGCAGAGGCTAAATTAGAAcccaaaaatgaaataataactgATGGCTTAGAAGTGAAGATTGGATTTTCGGGTGTTTGGAAAGAGTCATTAGGAGAATTATCCGGTGGTCAAAGATCTTTAGTTGCTTTATCATTAGTCTTAGCTATGCTTCTTTATAAACCTGCGCCGCTTTATATCCTAGATGAAATAGATGCTGCCTTAGATCTTTCGCATACAGAAAATATAGGCACAATgttaaagaaacattttaaacgTTCACAATTTATCATTGTGTCATTGAAGCCCGGTATGTTCAATAATGCTAATGTCTTATTTACAACTAGATTTATCGATGGTATGTCAGCAATAAGCAGAACCGAAAAAATAAGatccaaataa
- the LOC140669129 gene encoding polypeptide N-acetylgalactosaminyltransferase 1-like isoform X1, with protein MSVYRKTLVLKLSFCTLYIIGIFVIARQIFRADDSSKNYKDQLPFPRKDNNSQRQKDVDIALQRLQKERYEEQILKLEYDVVPGLGENGKPAYLYGKDKFRGEAALKKKALNVVLSNKISLTRKLPDIRNSLCTNLTYDQLLPSASVIIIFYNEPWSVLLRTVYSVLKGSPPHLLKEIILVDDHSEEEELQGQLNYYLSTHLPAKVKLLRLSYRQGLIRARLHGAKKAKGDVLVFLDAHCEVIKDWLQPLLQRIKDKRNAVLMPIIDNISEETLEYFHDNEASFFQVGGFTWSGHFTWINIQKHEIESRPSSISPTRSPTMAGGLFAINRKYFWEIGSYDDKMDGWGGENLEMSFRIWQCGGTLEIIPCSRVGHIFRNFHPYKFPNDKDTHGINTARLAFVWMDGYKRLFLLHRSEFKNNPKLIGDISERLELRKRLKCKSFKWYLDNIYPEKFIPDENVVAYGRVRLRSKQLCLDNLQHDEDKPYNLGLYSCHTKLYPSQFFSLSNSGELRKEDTCGIILDDNQKPHTRIQMTECNNETGGKDWILTKDGRIIHVESGLCLDGTGLHSDDDVRATSCANIPGQFWKFDFYNKMLST; from the exons ATGTCTGTTTATCGCAAAACTCTTGTGTTGAAATTGTCATTTTGCACACTGTATATAATTGGTATTTTTGTTATCGCTCGGCAAATATTTCGTGCCGATGACAGTTCTAAGAATTACAAGGATCAACTACCATTTCCAAGAAAGGACAATAATTCGCAGAGACAGAAAGATGTGGATATCGCGTTGCAGAGGTTACAGAAGGAAAG gtaTGAGGagcagatattaaaattagaatatgatGTTGTACCTGGACTTGGAGAAAATGGGAAACCTGCTTATTTATATGGGAAGGATAAGTTTCGAGGGGAAGCAGCCTTGAAGAAAAAAGCATTGAATGTTGTTCTCTCAAATAAGATATCGTTGACTAGAAAGTTACCAGATATACGCAACTCATT atgcACAAATCTTACATATGACCAATTATTACCAAGTGCtagtgtaataattattttttataatgaaccATGGAGTGTTCTGTTACGTACGGTGTACAGTGTCCTAAAAGGTTCTCCTCCACATTtgttgaaagaaattattttggtCGACGATCATAGTGAGGAAg AAGAACTTCAGGGAcaactaaattattatctttcgacTCATTTACCTGCAAAAGTAAAGTTACTGAGATTATCCTATAGACAGGGACTGATACGGGCTCGTCTTCACGGAGCCAAGAAAGCTAAAGGCGATGTTCTTGTTTTCCTGGATGCACATTGCGAAGTTATCAAAGACTG GTTACAACCATTGTTACAGCGAATAAAGGATAAAAGAAATGCTGTATTAATGccaataattgataatatttccgAGGAGACACTAGAATATTTTCATGATAATGAAGCATCCTTCTTTCAAGTTGGTGGCTTTACATGGTCTGGTCATTTCACATGGATAAATATTCAGAAACATGAGATCGAATCACGTCCCTCTTCTATATCACCAACTAGATCTCCTACTATGGCAGGAGGTTTGTTTGCTATTAACAGAAAGTATTTTTGGGAAATTGGTAGTTATGATGATAAAATGGATGGTTGGGGAGGTGAAAATCTAGAGATGTCCTTCAGA ATCTGGCAGTGTGGTGGTACATTGGAAATCATTCCTTGTTCTCGAGTCGGTCATATATTTCGAAACTTTCATCCATATAAATTTCCAAATGATAAAGATACTCATGGAATAAATACTGCTCGTTTAGCATTTGTCTGGATGGATGGAtataagagattatttttGCTCCATCGTAGTGAGTTCAAG aaCAATCCAAAACTCATTGGAGATATAAGCGAACGTTTAGAATTGCGTAAAAGGCTCAAATGCAAAAGTTTCAAATGGtatcttgataatatttatccagaaaaatttattcccGACGAAAATGTAGTGGCATATGGCCGTGTTAGATTGCGCAGTAAACAATTGTGCCTAGATAATTTGCAACACGACGAAGATAAACCATATAATTTAGGTTTATATAGTTGTCATACTAAATTATATCCAAGTCag TTTTTCTCATTGAGCAATTCTGGCGAATTACGAAAGGAAGATACTTGTGGGATAATATTGGATGACAATCAAAAGCCACACACACGAATTCAAATGACTGAGTGCAATAATGAAACCGGTGGAAAAGACTGGATATTAACTAAG GACGGCAGAATAATACATGTAGAAAGTGGTCTCTGCCTAGATGGTACTGGATTGCATAGCGACGACGACGTACGAGCAACCAGTTGTGCTAACATACCGGGTCAATTTtggaaatttgatttttataataaaatgttatctaCATAG
- the LOC140668499 gene encoding ribosomal protein S6 kinase-like 1 produces MAPAKDKWIKRFIITETKRHKKGFTIYKVTSIVFLRSSHEELSKVSVWKRYNDFKKLYLELSSLHKRIGIKEAFPVFPKSKYFGRFEAEVVEERKRYVLKFLEFVGRHSYLYSSDTFITFFETSHVDNYASYCAHSLCSDTSEDDLVAPLNDSAFANDTTAQNTLQPVSKTSHNVLTNSCSTLPNIIYKNENEEASQGKNESHSTTNLQIINVKRKERKSYITEKSHVQNTITRDCDVNVRNKNFVKNNITTLSNVSEFDNVNNNVKDLSNCNTHPIILQEKANTSYQTQADFTQYLLIAAAHISAAFKHESIAEYEEAFTQYKLGISCLINGVQFEPDSTRVPSIKDKISKYLARAEQLYNRHLNCNISIVSKPVSELQYYKVLKIIKSVMLVMDIRANCNRIIKTIERSSVHEDNISNYVLRGQVPCMVHLHACVETETTVFLILQYASCGKLWDFIRLHYDTSDHSHTDVISNHICTNEHINQDFNSNEDIYESNKEEVVENNKRRKDQYSVDGLNKIYMEVLTIQLLEKSQKLLQSVNATLRKSNSIANRLNESKGLRHSKDTVSMNAKARVFQESDCTLPDIYCNKSNNIKIDDVTVAENLSMKSFMEDKDSKSVNSLPISNSENSNISENICESVVNENHTTHNSYNNSALKSVSMQNVSNDNIIYVCKNNNIKDKIDRTNSSNVNSRIDEIQYSCKENTTDEEKTLWQIPETVIRSWAAEILLALEALHQQNVLILDLKPDNILLDDAGHVRLTYIIPQRNVELSKLTYPYSSPESTMYSPTILVTPATDIWSFGVILYELLTGVMFIVKHPGLFHSHSTVNIPDKLSENARSLLYGILKYHPDERLTIDEVKRHPFFAGIDWSSMDNS; encoded by the exons ATGGCACCTGCAAAAGACAAATGGATTAAACGTTTTATAATTACTGAAACAAAGCGGCATAAGAAGGGCTTCACAATTTACAAAGTTACTTCTATA GTATTTCTGAGATCTTCTCACGAAGAGCTATCAAAGGTATCTGTATGGAAACGTTACAATGACTTCAAAAAGCTTTACTTGGAGCTCAGTAGTTTACACAAACGTATAGGAATAAAAGAGGCTTTTCCAGTTTTTCCCAAGTCAAAATATTTCGGCAGATTTGAGGCCGAAGTTGTAGAGGAAAGGAAGAGATATGTCCTAAAGTTTTTGGAATTTGTAGGACGACATTCGTACTTATATTCAAGCGATACTTTTATAACGTTCTTTGAAACTAGTCATGTGGATAATTATGCTAGCTATTGCGCACATTCCTTATGCTCCGATACCTCGGAGGACGATCTCGTCGCTCCTTTGAATGACTCTGCATTCGCAAATGATACTACAGCACAAAATACTCTCCAACCAGTATCAAAAACATCTCACAATGTCTTGACAAATTCGTGTTCcacattgccaaatattatttataagaacgAAAATGAAGAAGCATCTCAAGGAAAGAACGAATCTCATAGCACTACCAATTTAcagattataaatgttaagcggaaagaaagaaagagttaTATCACAGAAAAGTCGCATGTGCAAAATACCATTACAAGAGATTGCGATGTGAATGttaggaataaaaattttgtcaaaaacaatataacaaCACTAAGCAACGTGTCGGAATTTGATAATGTCAACAATAATGTCAAAGATCTTTCGAATTGTAATACGCATCCCATAATATTACAGGAGAAAGCTAATACGTCATATCAGACACAGGCGGATTTTACGCAATATCTCTTAATAGCTGCTGCTCATATAAGTGCGGCTTTCAAACATGAATCTATAGCGGAGTACGAGGAAGCTTTCACACAGTACAAATTGGGAATATCATGTCTTATAAATGGCGTGCAGTTTGAACCAGATAGTACAAGAGTACCaagtataaaagataaaatatcaaagtatttAGCACGGGCCGAACAATTATATAACAGgcatttaaattgtaatatctcAATAGTAAGCAAACCAGTATCAGagcttcaatattataaagtacttaaaataattaagtcaGTGATGCTCGTGATGGATATCCGTGCGAATTGTAACAGGATCATAAAA actaTAGAAAGATCTTCTGTTCACGAGgataatataagtaattatgtATTACGTGGACAGGTACCATGTATGGTACATTTACATGCATGTGTTGAAACTGAGACGACTGTATTTCTGATCCTGCAATACGCAAG TTGTGGAAAACTATGGGATTTTATAAGATTACATTACGATACATCTGACCATTCGCATACTGATGTGATTTCAaatcatatatgtacaaatgaACATATTAATCAAGATTTCAATAGCAATGAAGATATTTATGAATCGAATAAAGAAGAagttgttgaaaataataaacggCGAAAAGATCAATATTCTGTAGATGGcctaaataaaatctatatggAGGTGCTTACTATACAATTGTTAGAAAAGTCGCAAAAATTGTTACAATCCGTTAATGCAACATTGAGGAAAAGCAATTCCATCGCAAATCGATTAAATGAATCTAAGGGATTGAGACACTCGAAAGATACAGTATCAATGAATGCGAAAGCTCGAGTATTTCAAGAATCAGACTGTACATTACCtgatatttattgcaataagtcaaataatattaagatagaTGACGTTACTGTCGCTGAGAATCTCTCaatgaaaagttttatggAGGACAAAGATTCGAAAAGCGTTAATTCTTTACCGATAAGCAATAGCGAGAATTCGAATATATCGGAGAATATTTGCGAGTCTGTAGTAAATGAAAATCACACAACTCATAATTCATATAACAACTCTGCTTTGAAGAGTGTTTCAATGCAGAATGTCTCgaacgataatataatatacgtctgtaaaaacaataatattaaagataagatCGATCGGACAAATTCATCGAACGTTAACTCTAGAATTGACGAAATACAATATTCgtgtaaagaaaatactaCAGATGAAGAAAAAACACTTTGGCAAATACCTGAAACTGTAATTCGATCGTGGGCGGCCGAAATACTTTTAGCCCTGGAAGCACTTCATCAACAGAATGTCTTAATCCTCGATTTGAAACCTGATAATATTCTTCTTGATGATGCAGGGCATGTGCGGCTTACTTATATTATACCACAACGCAACGTGGAATTGTCAAAGTTAACTTATCCATATTCATCGCCCGAATCCACAATGTATTCTCCAACTATTCTCGTTACTCCCGCTACAGACATTTGGAGCTTTGGAGTTATTTTGTATGAACTGCTTACTGGTGTT atgTTTATCGTCAAACATCCGGGATTATTTCATTCACATTCCACAGTTAACATTCCTGACAAGCTATCAGAAAATGCAAGATCTTTATTATATGGc ATATTGAAATATCATCCAGATGAACGATTGACAATAGATGAAGTAAAGCGTCATCCGTTTTTCGCGGGAATTGATTGGTCTAGTATGGATAATTCTTAA